The genomic region GGTGATTGCTTTTGGTGGTAGAACTTTGACTGATGAACAACCAAAATATTTGAATTCTCCCGAAACAGAATTATTTGATAAGAGTAAAACCCTATTTGCTTTGGATCTGGCTAAAGATGCTATTTCTAAATTGGATCAGGCGGTGGTTGTAGAGGGATATTTTGATGCGATCGCCCTCCATGCCAAAGGAATTAATAATGTGGTAGCTTCTTTGGGTACGGCGTTGAGTTTAGAACAGGTAAGATTATTATTGCGGTATAGTGAATCAAAACAATTAGTGCTAAATTTTGATGGAGATAAGGCAGGTATTAATGCCACAGAACGAGCAATTGGGGAAATCAGCAACTTGGCATATAAGGGTGAGGTACAGTTAAAAATCTTGCATATTCCTGATGGTAAGGATGCGGATGAATACTTAAAAAATCACTCGGTAACAGACTATGGGCAATTATTAGTTGACGCCCCCCTGTGGTTAGACTGGCAAATTGCACAAGTTATTCAAGGTCGAGATTTAAAACAACCTACGGATTTTCAATTGGTGAGTAGGGAGTTTGTTAAGCTATTGCAAAAAATTTTAAATAGTGATACTTTGAATTATTATATCTCCCACTGTGCGGAAATCCTCAGTTTAGGAGATAGTAGATTAATACCCCTGAGAGTGGAAAATCTCATTACTCAGGTTACACCCACTGCAATTTTACGCCCCACCCCAAATTCTACAATATGGTCAAAAACATCCCCCATATCCCATCCTCAACCCAGTCTGTTGGAGCAAGCTGAAGGATTATTATTAAGAATCTTTCTCCATTGTCCTCAAGAGCGTCAAGTAATCATCGAAACCTTGGGATCCAGTAATTTGGAATTTAGTGTTTCCCATCATCGTTTTTTATGGGAAAAAAGTTTGCAGTTCCCTTCACAAACCCTAGATTTAATTTCTCAATTACAGAACCTCTATTTGGAAACACAAAATGATCTAGGTCCGGTTCAGCATATATTCCAACTGAATGAGAAGAATAAACAAGAAATATTACTACGCACAAATCAACTAGTACAAGCTGCGATCGCCTGTATGGAAAAAGTATTTAGGGAAAATCGCTATCGTCACTTTTTAGAACTTTGGCAAAAAACAGATCCCAACACGGATCCAGATCAGTATAATCTTTATGCCCAAACTATATATGCTGACAAGATGCGAATACAAGAATTAAGCAAGCAACGTCAATTATCCATAGCAGACCTAATTGATTAATAGATTCTACTCTGGGAAATTATTTGTAGGATGGG from Cylindrospermopsis curvispora GIHE-G1 harbors:
- the dnaG gene encoding DNA primase, whose amino-acid sequence is MQIPRLHPDTVEEVKHRADIVDVISDYVVLRRRGKDFVGLCPFHEEKTPSFTVSPTKQIYYCFGCQASGNAIKFIMDLNKRQFAEVVLDLAKRYQVPVKTLAPEQRQELQRQLSLREQLFEVLASTSQFYQHVLRQDIGQQALQYLQGKRFLKTETVEKFALGYAPPGWETLYHYLVENKNYPAHLVEKAGLIKPRKEGGGYYDVFRNRLMIPIRDVQGRVIAFGGRTLTDEQPKYLNSPETELFDKSKTLFALDLAKDAISKLDQAVVVEGYFDAIALHAKGINNVVASLGTALSLEQVRLLLRYSESKQLVLNFDGDKAGINATERAIGEISNLAYKGEVQLKILHIPDGKDADEYLKNHSVTDYGQLLVDAPLWLDWQIAQVIQGRDLKQPTDFQLVSREFVKLLQKILNSDTLNYYISHCAEILSLGDSRLIPLRVENLITQVTPTAILRPTPNSTIWSKTSPISHPQPSLLEQAEGLLLRIFLHCPQERQVIIETLGSSNLEFSVSHHRFLWEKSLQFPSQTLDLISQLQNLYLETQNDLGPVQHIFQLNEKNKQEILLRTNQLVQAAIACMEKVFRENRYRHFLELWQKTDPNTDPDQYNLYAQTIYADKMRIQELSKQRQLSIADLID